The following is a genomic window from Paralichthys olivaceus isolate ysfri-2021 chromosome 3, ASM2471397v2, whole genome shotgun sequence.
AAGCTCAGCAACATTAAGTGTTGTTAAGAAGAAATGGCTCATCAGAAAACAgggaaacaaaaatgtaagaaaatgtgGGTATTTATCAGGTAGCACACAGGAAAGAGATGTTCTGGTAGAACAGAGATAAAACAGAGCACATGTGAAAGTAAAGCGATTAAGCTGTAGAGGTTTGGTTAGAATCAGAGCAAAGAGCTGGACAAGGAAGTTTGTCAGCAGCAAGAAAATTGTCGATGCATAGACATGAATCATTTCATCCTGAATAGGGAGTGAAGTTAATTAAGTTTCTGGTCTCATTTGTTCTGATGATTGTCATCGGCAGTGTGATGCTATTGTAGAGACACAGGAGGATTTTTATCAGTGTCAGCAGACAGAACGTGTTGATTCACTTTCAGCCATTTAGTGTCCAGAGAAATGAGGTGCAATTGCAGCACAAGTAGAAAGCAGGTTAGATTAGGAGGACTGATTTATCACTGGCAAAAAAcagattaattaatttatatatctatCCTTCACATTTCCAATTTACAAAATCGGATTGATCTAAATTCAAATCAGATTAGTTGGAACATTCAACATACTGCTGCTTCTCCTGACTATATTTAGAAATCAAGTACGTAAGTGTGTCTGCCCAGATACCTTCACATCAATtatgtaatgatattttataGACTAACGCTGCTTGCAGACGATAAGATTATCaacttatttaaataaataatttgatgTCCAAAGATGTGAATCATCTGCAACTATACTGATAGTAACAACCTCTTTTTCAATACAGTTCTAATAAATTGTAATTTCATATAATGAGGACAAAATACCATCATACATACAAGTTCAGATCTtgataaatagttttttaattATGATTTGGTAACTGGATTAAAATGTAGTTACTTTGATTAAGGGATACAGTTAAGTATAATTGATCTGGGTATTAATTGAGGAATTCCATGTTAAATTCAGccaaatatgaacagaattgtGTATCACTAAAAGCAGCAACcattatataatatacacaATATTACCTCAGCCAAAATCTCAAGATATATTTGAGGTTTTCTGCTGTATCACAGTGTGATATTATATTGACATTTTGTCCAACTCTAATCAGATACAGTCATGGTCATGATGAGACAACACAGCCTGTGTGTCTTCAATAAAATCATCACTTTGTTTAAAGctgtcccaaaaaaaaaacactggtcCTGTTTTGACTTCAAACTTTAAAAGTAACAACCAACTAGGTGGAAGATGTGTATGTGACAGCAATCACACCTCATTCTCACTGGGACCACTTTGGACATGATGAATTATTGtattaatggatggatggatggatggatgtatggatggatggatggatgaacaccCGAGTTATAGTCATCACAAAATGCCACTTGTTATCTCACTAGTCTCCTCATGAGCCTCTCTAAACTCTAACATGCACAGGCACCACACGACCAAAATCCTGGAGCTCTGAGcaacaagcacagacacaaacagacaagcGAGAAATCCAGCTGAGGTGAGGAAGCAGCTGGCTCAGCTCCAAACTGAAAACTTGAGTAACAGCATCCTCTGCCCTGCTTTGTTAACTTTTGAATGTGGGATACTGTAGCTGGATCATcggaaaataaatattttcatctgAACAAAATATATTCTTATTGATGGTTGATTTCTGAAAAGTTTGAATTTTAAGTATGTAGTGAGTATGGCGTTAACTTCCAACTGTAAGTACAGTAGCTGCAGAAGAATACATATATTATTACTtccaccgaggaggttatgttctTGCCACTGAccatttgtttagtttttcaatAGGATTCTGTGAAACCCCAGAACAGATTTTAACTAAACCTGGTAGAAGGATGAAGCAAATTAGAGGATGAAGGGGAGGATTTTTCACTTGCTTCAACATTATGAGTGAGggcattttttgacattttcaccagtttcccagtgaatatttcatggatcttgaatcaggcatatttaaagGGATGTTAATTAGGAGTGTGTGaagtttgatttaattcaaggggactgttgggtcttggcagTGCTATGAAGTTTTTCAATTATCCATCACTGACCTGGATTCTTTGGTTCACATTTTTTCCATCATACTGATCATCATCAGcatgaaaactgtgaaaaatatgTCTTACAGAGTCCTGCTTTTCCTGAACAGTTCGCTAACAACTGTATTTGCAAATATCAAATGTTAAAGCTGGCAGgaaataatttattaaaaatgtatttatgaaaaaatatatgcttttaaaataaagacagaaaatatgCTTTTAACTGGTAATGTTAAGAGTTATGCTTGACACCACACCCAGTTTAGCGGGAAGAATTAAAGTCAGAAATGGTCAGTTTGGAGAGGAGCCATCAACTTCCTGTCAGAGCAGCTGCCTCAGATAACAgtatgtgtgcatctgtggAGCCTCGCCCACATGTCCAGCCTGCAGATACCTGAGAAGAGGGAGGCGAGTGACAGGGAGAGACCGTTCTGAGACACCGCCAGCAGGGACTGACCCTCACAGCCATCTGAGAGACAGAAACTAACACTCAGCACAACCATCACCACAGGCACCAACATTTCAACACTCCACTGAGACGCGTGTCAGTGACACAGGCAAACATGCTACAGCTTAGTACACTGCACCCATACTACACATATGGAAGTAATACAGCTCCAAGATACAACACACTTGTGTATGCACATACTGCGGTACTGAGAGGTGCAGACATAATgaatcacaaacacatacagatatAAAACTTGGTACATTTAACACGCACAAAGAAAATCCCACATCCCACAAACGTTCAGATATTTCTATGTGTTGGTGTCTCAGAAACTGTAATCTGTTTCCTCAACTCAGAGGAGAATCTCCTCAGGAGatgttttgaaaatgacagTGTAGAATATAGTAGAAgatttccaacacaaacacaacccttCAAACCTATTTATGACCATAATATTCCTAGATATTCCATCTTTATGAATgtaatgtttgaataaataGCAACACTAATAAGAACATTTTACTGTAGACTATCATTCTGTGACCTTTAAAATCAGACTTCCATGTTTACAGTCCATGGTAAAGCCTCACATGCTAAGAGGGTGATATGAATACTGTATGATGATGAGGTTATGAATTATGAATGGAACACAAACATACTcattcacacagaaagaaaattaTTTCCTTGTGCATTTTGgattttaaaattgaaatacatttttccaaatAGTTTGCTTTTTATTGCCATTTTGCTTGAAAGGCTAACCTGGAAACCTCAAATTCTTTTTGAAACCACAATGGCTAATTGGGAACCTCCAAAAAAACTTGACTGACCAACAGTGTAAAACTAAATTCTATCACAAACTCATGGACCTATGGGAATGTAGCACAATAAACATTAGCTGTGTGTTATTTTCTGCATGCTCCCTCATtccctctctctacctcttaGTTcacactcctccacctcctcagctGAGCCTGAGTCTGACAGGCCCTGGTAGGAGTCCTGAGAGCTCCTCCTGGAGCCTCCGCTGTCAGTGGAGTGAAAAactgcaggagaggaagataaaacaagaacaaacatAAAGAATCAGAGTATAAGATGACTCAATATACAAGTTTAATTTATACCATGATGCCATTGAGGCTGATTTGTTGAGCCAGAGGGAAATATTTGAGATATTGTGAAGTTTTTGTGTAAAGCTGCAGTCGATTTGGAAAAATATGAAGGATGTTTCATATTGATTAGATTCTAATCTAAACCTgaataacataaaatataaatcaagaCCCTGAGTTTTGTGAAGGAAACCTTGCACCTGTACAGATGACTATGTGTTTGATCTAATTGCATCCCAATACTTATTATTCTTACTGTGCTGGGAGGTTGTGGAGGGCGGCAGGCGGCTGCGGCGGATCAGTTGCCTGCGCAGGCGGATCTTCTGCTTGAGCTGCTGAATCTCACAGTCactgtccccctcctcctccccctcctcctcctgacgcCGCATATTGCACTTCATCAGCTCGATTGCTGCAATAAGGGACTCTGAAATGCTGAAATGAGCGTTTTCCtgaagagaaagacagtgaaaatTAGAAATCAGGTCAGGGAGAAGAATGACTTCATTGTTTTGACCCCCGTTTCTCTCAGTTACCCACATGAATTGCAGAAATGAAGTATTGAATTGTTTAAATAATTCTAATTCTCCATTCACCAATTCACCAAATTAAAAGTGTATATAACAGAGTTTGATAAACACCAGATGTAATTAGTTATGAGCAATGTGTTTCAATGGACAACACTCTGACCTTTTCAAGGTCAGCACAGCTGCCGAAGTCCTGCTCTGACAGGTAGCTGATGAGGCTCTGGCCCTCAGACGGTTTCCTGAACATCCCATCTGGCACACTGCTGTACTGGGACCCATCTGAAGCATCAAAATGAGGCACAATTACAATTTGTATACAAGTGATTCAATGTTGGAATTTTAAGGTTATCTGTTTaagctttcaaaataaatatataatattacaacGATTTCATAACCAGTTTTTATCTAAATAATAAACTCACTATTGCACCAAGTCGGGGAATCTGAACTAGACATCGTGGccaataaaatatttcacaccTAACTACATTTCTATGAACTTCCTGCGCAGGGTCCAGAAACTCAAGTTAACAGACTAGCTGACACACTTACAGgaacaacaaacacaagtttGCAGTGGACTTTCTCACATCTTGCTTAAACTTTAAAGAATCCCTGATTAAGACTATATTTTATCtagtaaaatattgttttcatatGTGCATTTTTGTGACTATAATTTATGTTATTGTTACTTATGCAAACAGAATAACAGAAAAAACTCACGAGACTCCATGTAGAGGGAACTGGGATTGCTGGAATCACTGCATTGAGGAGAGAAGGGGCTGTAGTCCTTCATGCAGCAGTCGTCAGCAGGTGATTCTATGAGACAAACAGTTCACGTTAACAGTCTGTTATTGAAATTCCAGAGTAGCTGAAATCCATAATGAATTCTTAAAAATTGATGGGAATGCACAACATCATTCATACACAAACTCTGATTTGATGCATCATTGTTTTTGTATCAAACAATCTATGGAAATGGTTCATTTCATTGCATGCAGAAACAAATAATGAATGTGACAGAGTGTTGACCCTTGTCAGTATAATGTGCGTCAGTCAGTTTAATCTAATTATAATGACAGTTAACTACTATACTTTATGATGgtatttttcttaaagaaagggtataaaatatactttttacaTAATTTTTTTCGATGCCAGAACTAAAGTTAGGATGTTGACATACAGCATCTCTTATAACTTTGCTATTTTAACACACCATGATACTTTACTTAACAATGTAAAAGAACCTCAATGAGCAAAAGCACATATTATGAAGGTAAAGGTGAGACTGAAAATGAGAAAGGTGGAGAGACTTCATCaacatgcagagaaaaaaaaatgggatGGGGAGAGGGGTCAAGTGATGGAGTACAGTTAACTGCACTGCCGACCTTCTACCGGATCCTCTATTATTATGGTGATTTTTCGGGGGCCCCCTCCTTTCGTACAAAAAGTAGAAAAAGACACGAAAAAGAGATAGAGCAGAAGGAGAGAACATTACCTCAAGCCAATAGAGGGAAACAGTGAGCAAAGAGTGGAGACGTTAatacagaaatatttaaaacattcgGACAGGAAGTGTGCATCTTCTGAGATAGAATGTGGCCCGACCACATTACTGACTACATCtatgtttcagtttcattttataaagacaatgtgcaaaaaaggagatgtgtttttatcatcttCAAAAAGATGACTACTCAATCAAAAGAAGTTTAAACCttccttgtgttttttaatattaataatcatacTTTCTCATAAATACAACATATCTTACACACTCACTGTTAGAGGTTATCCTGACCTACTGTCAAATGAGGTTACTTCGAGTTAACTCACCATTCCTGAGTTTCTGATTGACCCCTGTGTCTGAGAACGAACGGGTGTGTCCTCGGGACCCGCGGCCAGGCCCCCTCTGGAGCTCCGAAAAAGACGAGCGCCGAGGTGGGGGCGGGGCCTTGGAACTTCGCTCCATGGAATGCTCCAGGGTCCCGCCCTGCTCACTACTGTGGGTGGAGCTTTGGGAGTCACGGCGACTGCGTTGCCCCAGGTTACCGATAGCCAGGTACTCTGGCCCGTCATCATAGTCGCCATCACCAGAGTCCCCAGCTTCAGGTTGGAGATGGGTGGGCGTCGGGGACTCCATTAGTGTTATGCCTCGCTCGCTCTCCCCTggcctggacacacacacccagggaGGTCCAGCGCTGCTTGCAGGAGAGGTAGTGTCTGCAACACAACATAAACATGAGGTGAGGCGTGTTGAGAAGGAGGATTTTGCAAACAAAATTTGTGATTACAGGTCATATGTGTAATGCAAATTTGTTTCAAACTAGGTTATCCACATTGCAattttatattgttattttctgcacacaatatttttctgtctgtactGGAAGAAGTAATTCTACTTTTCTCCTATTTTTCCTCAGTTAAATTGGATTTTCTATTGGGATCTGTGAATAAAAGTGATGTAAAtgcaaaaaagtaaaaaatgatcCTAAAACATTTATCCATTTTAGTGAGCTGGTTCAGGACATAGAGTTTAGGAGGCTTGATCAACACATTCTTCAGTATCTGACGAGGCCCAAAGACAATCAGGCCTCTGTACAGTGAAGTCAGTCTATTCTCAACAAACTGTAGTGCATTCATAGTGCCATCCCCTTATcccatctcctctctccctgcatATACTGATTGAAGAGCGGTGACAACTTTCCCTTCATTTGATTAACATAGAGATTAACATACATAAATAAAGGTAAATAAAGGAGAATTTAACAGAGAAGAGCACCTCTTAGCTGTCTGCATAGGTTGGTTGGGCATTAAAAGATGAGTGGTACGAATCTTTAagtaaaacagattaaaaaacttAACATGCTCTCCTCACTTGTGCTGTTGATGTTTTGGGACTGGACTCCTGTAGAGGTTCCAGATTTGTGGCTGGTAAAGACTGCTTCGCGCAAAGAGCAGTTGGAGGTGGTAAGTCTGCGGTTTAGAGTTTCTACTCTAGGCACTGCGTCATGGTTTCTCCAGGCCCCACCAGCCCCTGGCAATacacacagactctggctcttcAACAGACCCAGACATGGTGGGACCTTCAGAGGTGACAGCTGGAGGATGAAAAGGAAGGgtattaataaatacaaatacatgtgtCAGTTCTTCTTCACCACCATTATTACCAAACAaagtataataaataaaacaaatagataACGGATAAACGGCAAAATAACAAGTTACAGACATTATTGAGACATGGCTCAAGCATTTAAGTAATTTCATCAGACGCACCCCAACTGTATCTACTTGGGCCAGCAGTTTGGGATTGTTCTGTTCCACAGCTTCCAGACACTGAAACATGGCTGTCACGTGAGGCTCGCTCAGCAGAAACGCAGCATCTGAAAGATAAGAGATACAATAAGAGGACAAGAGACatagacagagaaaacaggGTGAACAAAAAAACAGTACGGCACAATTgaaggaaataaagagaaactgAAATAGAACAAAAGTTTTTTATAGAAGGACAGGGACAGACAAAAAGGAAATTCAGGGAACTGAAAGTGATTTTCGACATTTCTTACTTTAGTTTACACTATGCAATAATGTCtcttatattaaaatgaaacCACTCACCATTATAATATTTACGTGTATGTCCCAGATGCCTGAGCAGAGGTCGGAGCTGAGCTGACAGCATGTGAACCTGTAAACTGTGAAGCAGCCAGCGCTCGGCCTTGTAGCTTTCACCAGTGCTATGCATCCCGCTGCTCAGCACTGGTTCCAGCTTACTGaactgaggacagagagagagggaacaatagaaaaagaaagaaatgtgaagTAGGTTTGTGAGGGAACAGTAGACAGGGAAAGAAGCTTACAGTGGTAAACATGCTTTTCATTTGAGTATAAAGAAGAATTCTAATAGTTTTAGGCAACACTGAAATTAGCATTATCTAACCATTTGTCTGTGCTTGTCTTCACTGtttgttataaataaaacagcagagCATCATGGGATCTTCTTCACTGGAGTTTCTGTGGTTGACTTTTATGTTGGTggcaaaacaaaccaaatcatCTTCTGTTTACTCTAAATATACTGATGTTTATAAGCAACACAACGGGCAATCCAGGAAGTGTAGTGACTTTGCTATGTCGTGGTATAACACTGAAcataataactttaaaaaagtaGGAACTAGGGTTTTTCCATCAACAAACAGGTTCTGAAAATTAGCACCGTACATTCACCGTCTAAAAGGGAAAGTAAAACTAGtttatcagaaaaaaaacaccattacCATTTACTCCCTCTGAATTAGAGTGAGTACAAACTGTAGTATTTTTTAGGAAACATAGAACCTGAGCACATTCACAACCTGTAAACTCTAGTTTTGCAATGTTTAGGCCAGTGACCAGAGATAAGTATTCAAAATAATTCTTAAGTATTTATGTGCCGCCCTGCCTGAGGCCGTCGGTGACCATACCTGTTCAACGTGTGAGGCAAGGTGAGGGCTGATGTAGCGGACACACCACACAAACGGCCAGTAGTCTCTCTGCTTGTAATAAACCTGCAACACAAAACAGGTGTTCACATGACGCTGACTGAGAAATGCATCTTTAATAAACACAATGAGTCATAACGGAGGGGGAGAGCATCACATGTTTCAGTCCATGATTATAACTAAAATGTTAAAGCTTGTGAAAAAGACTGTTACACACATTTCTACAAATGTGTGGGAAAGTAAGAAACTTTCCCAATTAAAGCTACAGTTCCTGAtaatatcatttaaaataaaaatttttATTGTACATAATGCGGTTGTGGGGCACAGCTAGAACCAACATCCTCCATGTTCCATGTTCAGTCACAAAACATGTTGAGTGACCATCCAAATTCACAGGTTAAAGTTTCACAAATGCTAACTTTGACCTGTAAGTCTTCCAAAGCAAACCAGGTTCACTGCTGACGGTGATGAGTCATCTATTTTTCTTACAgatagcacaaaacaaacagttacAAGAGAGATCAGTCAGATCTGCTGACCTGCTCATTCTTCAAGCTGTGACTAAGGATGTTGTTCATGTCCTTGTGGAGCCGCTGCAGGCCGCCATAGCGGGACCACACATTGGGGTTGTTAGTTGACACGAGACCCTCCACTGTGGTCTTCAGGCTGGACAGCAGCTTCCAGTGCTCCCTCCTGGTAGAACAGCAGGAAGGAGAAAGGAAGGAAGTTTAGGAATGAGGAAGTAGGCAAAGAAGCGCTGATGTCAGCAGCGTTGTGGCTTGAATCATTATTCTCATCAACAAAAACACTTGCACGAAATGAAAAAGTTCCAGCAATTGAGTTGCGAAATCCAAACTCTGCACTCAGTGACTAACAAGCAATGCTACACTTCAATAAATGTTGCCACATCTTTTCCTGCATTGATCCACACAATCCCTACAAGTAGAAGTGTGAAGTCCTGCACCAAGGGTATCTTTAATACAGATATGAATATCTGTTGATCAAAGAGTGTCAGATACAAAACTTCAAAGATCAGGTCTCATTCCCTCACACACTGTCAAGCTCTGGCTCATTTCCAAGAGTTCCTCTTTTTTCACCTGAGGTCAGCAAACAAACTGAAAGCTTTTCAAAATGAGTCACTTAACTGCAGCAATGGGACAGAAAATATGTCAGATAAAAGTCAGAGGGTACAGAAACTCTAGGGCGCATAACTTATCTTTCCATTAGTTGCCTTTATATTTGTCATGtgcttaaaaaaataaaggttatGAAACCCCTGAATGGAACATTTATGAACACCAGTCTATCTATAAGCAGCagtgctgagcagcagcagcatcacgaGTTCAGCTGCAGAGCTCACTGATCAAATCACATAATTTAGCATAAGACAGGGAGGCTGAATGTTAGAGATCATTCTCCACATCTGTagggtggggtgtgtgtgtgtgtgtgtgtgtgtgtgtgtgtgtgtgtgtgcgcgcggcATCAAGAAGTAAAATTCCACAAGCCACAGAAAGGTTGCTGAGGTTAAAGATTTACTTCACAAccgttttgtgtgtgtgtgtgtgtgtgtcagtgaacatttttaaaatgtatctcaCTTCTAATTGTTCAAATAAAGAGAATTAAAGTGCACTACCTTGCTCATCTAGTGGTGGAATACAAGTACTTACTTCAGTactgttcttgaataaagataagaGGTACTTATTATTCTTCATTGAAAGCTTCTTTATTATTCTACTGCATCATATTCATCAGAATTACATTAATATTGTACTCAACTAGGTTTTCTGACAGTAGCATATACTTGTTACTTTTCATATTAAGAGCTTAATTAACAGACAACAAACTGATCCTATAAAACATTACACAATGGTAAAGATTGAATCACATGCTGTAAACTTTaatctgacaaataaaaaatgattaaagtTAATGATGAGTTGTTAGCAGTTCCACCAAAGACCCATTTGATTGGTGACCATTTGGAGGGGAACCACTGGCAGCATCTGGATGAGCTACAACAGGAAGCTGTTCATGCAGCTATACAGTAGTTGCTTATGAATCAATCAgttaatctgatttatttatacattataaTATGATGTATAATTAAAGTTATTACAATATAGCCCTCGCACAGAACTTAATACAGAACTACATCAGTATTTCCCAAATTCCCTCATCCTCCATGAATTATAAATGTAGGCAGGTATTACTACAGTAAATACTATACACAGTATgtgctgtaaatataaatacacactaTATGTTCCCTGTTCAGAATGAATTGTCTCAACTTAAGCTCTTGTTACAGCACATCAGGTTCAAACATGGAGACTTGCAGTATTTACTCAACTCCTCCTGAACGTGTAGAAAGTAAAcactatataaatgtataatgtCAACATATTATAAAACATGCACTTCAGTTTGTCTTTCCGTTAACAGAGCTTTAATACAGCCCGTCAGTCTCTACTGTAACTGATGTGAAGGAAATGTCTAGATTTTACTACATTTGACAGCTAGCTAGTTAGCTGTTAGCACAACCTAGTTGTGTTGTAGTTAACAGTTAACTTGGAGCTAGTCAGTGGCAGTCAATAACGATGTCAGCACTAACGCTAACAAAACTTCCATGACACATACGAGAGTCAAACACTCAATGTTTCTGACAGCTTGAAGCTGCACTGCTAATGCTGCTAACTTCAAGCTGTCAAACGTACCATGTCAGGTTAGCTTAGCCGAGCGTTGCTGCTAGCTTCATAACTCAAACATGCTGCTGAGTTAAAGCGAGCTGTCGCTTCAAGAGTCGTCTCTGGATGAACTAGTGAGAGGAGCCGTTTTAATTATGTTGTTATTTATACAACCACGGTccctgttagctgttagcagttagctgttagcagttagcagttagctgtcAGCTCACCTGCGCTCCTCCGCCTCTTCCTCCGCCGCGATCTCCATGTCCTCCGCGAGGAGCAGAGCTCCGTACAAGGCCGCCAGCTTCCCCGATATTTCCTCCTGCCAAGTGTGAAACGACGGAGTTTAATCGCAGAGGCAGGGCTGCTTGAGAGAATCAGCCGCACCTCCTGTCCTCCGCCACCATGTCCGCCCGCTCCGCCTGCTCCTCTGAAGCCGTGAATCAAAACAGCGGGTGGGCGGAGGTGACGTCCTTTAGTTACTTTAGTCaatgctgccccctgctggtacAACCTGGAACACTAACTATGACTCCTGAGCCCGTGTGATCTCTGGTGCTGCAGTATCACATCCTCTGCAAAAATACTCTTACAAGTTAAAGTGCTGGATGGACTATccttattttgtaaatacaCGCTGTATTTATTctattgtgtatatttatttcatgattATTGTCCTGTTGACTTTTTAACAATTACATTTCTGTGGAGCTTCCCTGCCAGACCTTTCCACATGATTGTACTTGTGTAACCAGTGTAACAACAAACATCTCAAAGGTCTTGAACATACTGAATAATTTCACCTCTTTGAGCCTTGAagtgcaaattaaaacaaattactGTATGTGAGAACTTTGACTTTGGTGAAACTGCCAACAACTCATAGAAATTTGAAACAAGCATGTTGGGAACCACTGATTTAAACTTTCTGACTGTATTGTGTTTTATCTATGTTAAAACTGAATCTGAAAAGTATACAGTGCAACCTGCAGTCAGATAAATAGCTGACTGAATGGTACAATATTCTATCTTCTAAAATATAGTGAATAGGAAGTATAAAGTATCACAAAATATAGATAAGCAAGTACAAGTCCTTTAAAATTTGTCATTAAGTGCAGTACTTGGTTAAATATATTCAACAGCCTCATATCTCATAAAGACACAATTATTCCGATAACTTCACCTTGTCCTTACTAAACTTCTGTATAATCCAAGTTCTAAGTTCGGGACAATAAGGCACCTTACTATCGAGGAACGAAAAAATGTATATTGCAGTTCACAGATTCAGCACATTTTCCAGTGAATCCAACAAGAAACTCCTTATGGAAAAAAAGGCCAGTGAAAAAATGTCTGCTTTTGTCCAATCCAGTGAATATCAAGAATCTCCATGTCACAATCACAATTCTCTAA
Proteins encoded in this region:
- the rubcn gene encoding run domain Beclin-1-interacting and cysteine-rich domain-containing protein isoform X3; its protein translation is MEIAAEEEAEERRREHWKLLSSLKTTVEGLVSTNNPNVWSRYGGLQRLHKDMNNILSHSLKNEQVYYKQRDYWPFVWCVRYISPHLASHVEQFSKLEPVLSSGMHSTGESYKAERWLLHSLQVHMLSAQLRPLLRHLGHTRKYYNDAAFLLSEPHVTAMFQCLEAVEQNNPKLLAQVDTVGLSPLKVPPCLGLLKSQSLCVLPGAGGAWRNHDAVPRVETLNRRLTTSNCSLREAVFTSHKSGTSTGVQSQNINSTNTTSPASSAGPPWVCVSRPGESERGITLMESPTPTHLQPEAGDSGDGDYDDGPEYLAIGNLGQRSRRDSQSSTHSSEQGGTLEHSMERSSKAPPPPRRSSFSELQRGPGRGSRGHTRSFSDTGVNQKLRNGGGPRKITIIIEDPVEESPADDCCMKDYSPFSPQCSDSSNPSSLYMESHGSQYSSVPDGMFRKPSEGQSLISYLSEQDFGSCADLEKENAHFSISESLIAAIELMKCNMRRQEEEGEEEGDSDCEIQQLKQKIRLRRQLIRRSRLPPSTTSQHIFHSTDSGGSRRSSQDSYQGLSDSGSAEEVEECELRDADIKRSVSSSSRSFLSSESISPSFLQSNSAESVAMGLLRQFEGMQLPAASELDWLVPEHDAPQKLLPIPDSLPISPDDGEHADIYKLRIRVRGNLEWAPPRPQIIFNIHPAHKKKIMVAKQNYRCAGCGTRIDPDYIKRLRYCEYLGRYFCQCCHENAQAVVPGRVLRSWDFSKYYVSNFARDLLSKIAGDPLFNPNDINSGLYKKVKHLEAVRVLRVQLFHMKNLFKTCRFAKGVLDQFDSLPGHLTEDLHLFSLNDLSAVRNGELAPRMKELIKLGTVHVDGCVLCQAKGFVCEFCGNDKDIIFPFQLNKCQRCEECRACYHRNCFRAGKDCPRCLRLAERRERMARKNMEEQEDEGGGP